Proteins from a genomic interval of Coregonus clupeaformis isolate EN_2021a chromosome 4, ASM2061545v1, whole genome shotgun sequence:
- the LOC121555622 gene encoding twist-related protein 2: MEEGSSSPISPVDSLATSEEELDRQQKRFGRKRRHSKKSIEDSSPGSVKRGKKTSPSSNQSYEELQNQRCLANVRERQRTQSLNEAFSSLRKIIPTLPSDKLSKIQTLKLASRYIDFLYQVLQSDEMDNKMSSCSYVAHERLSYAFSVWRMEGAWSMSATH, translated from the coding sequence ATGGAAGAGGGCtcaagttctcccatctcccctgTGGATAGCCTAGCGACCAGTGAGGAGGAGTTGGACAGACAACAGAAAAGATTTGGAAGGAAGAGGAGACACAGTAAAAAGTCGATCGAGGACAGCAGTCCGGGTTCTGTGAAACGGGGGAAAAAAACGAGTCCAAGCAGCAATCAGTCCTACGAGGAGTTGCAGAACCAGCGGTGCCTGGCCAACGTCAGGGAGAGGCAAAGGACACAGTCGCTCAACGAAGCCTTCTCGTCTTTACGCAAAATCATCCCCACTCTACCCTCGGATAAACTGAGCAAGATCCAGACACTGAAACTGGCCTCCAGATACATAGACTTCCTCTATCAGGTGCTACAAAGCGACGAGATGGACAACAAGATGTCGAGCTGCAGCTACGTTGCGCACGAGAGACTCAGTTACGCTTTCTCAGTGTGGAGGATGGAGGGCGCGTGGTCAATGTCTGCAACTCACTAG